The following are from one region of the Heliangelus exortis chromosome 2, bHelExo1.hap1, whole genome shotgun sequence genome:
- the MRPL53 gene encoding large ribosomal subunit protein mL53, with translation MASRIRVVLRPVKSIVVRFCPFESNVESTRKFLEYINHKRIQNTNRNCEVTADVRHDGSEPVVDVMFADGDRLIMKGANLTTVEMLTALGSRCSAKELKEEQKSKKSP, from the exons ATGGCGTCTAGGATCCGCGTAGTGCTGCGGCCGGTGAAGAGTATCGTGGTCCGCTTCTGCCCCTTCGAGTCTAACGTGGAGAGCACCAG aaaatttctgGAATATATAAACCATAAGAGAATCCAGAACACTAATAGAAACTGTGAAGTGACTGCTGATGTGAGACACGATGGATCTGAACCAGTTGTAGATGTTATGTTTG cTGATGGAGACCGATTGATCATGAAGGGAGCCAACTTGACAACAGTAGAAATGTTAACAGCCTTGGGGTCCAGATGCAGTGCAAAAGAGCttaaggaagaacagaaaagcaagaagagtCCCTGA